A window of the Lactuca sativa cultivar Salinas chromosome 7, Lsat_Salinas_v11, whole genome shotgun sequence genome harbors these coding sequences:
- the LOC111906616 gene encoding 187-kDa microtubule-associated protein AIR9 isoform X2, translating into MEGEEGSLDKVPISVTKTQSSAESVKAARSVTKPTVSSSLKVSGSITGTTRKKIEPKGASNMVKSTTRKPTVDHGNTTSNSAPAIRRNSTGSLPEKQQQLPVKKQISSGGGSAVGRKISSLTTTEPLRRSLPEAHKSSQPSSPIVRASRTMGSKSEASKGQSSLTSNVKSSPSLSSSSSSRIPSTSIDSTASSTTRKSISKLSSSAVSSGSKSGSLSSSRERMSTSSSQRKAATPEIRISRLIMLPQVETKANDDVRLDLRGHRIRSLKAGMNMSPNLEFVYLRDNLLSSLEGIEILKRVKVLDLSFNDFKGPGFEPLEACKALQQLYLAGNQITSLTSLPALPNLEFLSVAQNKLKSLSMASQPRLQVLAASKNRVSTLKGFPCLPSLEHLRLEENPVLEMPHVEAASILLVGPTLKKFNDRDLSHKEITFAKNYPPQTAVCIAKGWEFCPRDQALESTFHFLVEQWKDHFPPGYMLMEASVDQPFEEDACFCHFLFTKDKINNDESELVLHYQWFIGSTPLSNFTPIPNATAEVYWPKRDNVAKILKVECTPVLGDTKYPPIFAISSPVSPGTRCPKVLKLDVRGELVEGNIITGHPEVAWCGGTPAKGISSWLRRRWNSSPVVISGAENEEYLLTLDDIGSCLVYMYTPVTEEGTKGEPQYAITDYIKPAAPSVNNVQIIGDIVEGNAISGTGVYFGGKEGPSKFEWLRENKDTGDFVLVLTGTTEYNLSKEDVGSRLAFVYHPVNFEGQEGKSTSALSPIVKRAPPKVTNLKIIGDLREGSKITVTGNVTGATETSSRVQWFKTFSSILDGENGLEAVSTSKLAKAFRIPLGAVGCYIVAKFTPVNTDGESGEPAYIISDRSVENLPPNLNFLSITGDYSEGGILTASYGYIGGHEGKSIYNWYLHEVETEPGVVIPEASGRLQYNVTKDAIGKFISFTCTPLRDDGIIGESRTCMGQERVQPGSPRLMSLQVVGTPVEGTTLSVNKQYWGGEEGESVFRWFRTSLDGMQSEVADAATSSYLLSLDDIGFSISVSCEPVRKDLARGPIVLSEQIGPISSGPPTCKSLEFRGSMVEGGQLTFIASYSGGEKGACFFEWFRVKDNGSKEKLHSEDHLDLTLEEVGTCVELVYTPVRADGVKGSPKSTISSPISPGDPTGVKLVIPDCCEAQVVVPLKTYFGGQEGEGNYIWYRTRSKLDALTLMDISENAGDDVATCGKTTIYTPSLEDVGAYLALYWVPTRSDGKSGEPLVSICNNPVGPAFPEVSKVGVKALSLSSYSGEGEYFGGYEGESIFSWYRKTIEGTIVLIDGAHSKTYQVSDSDYTCRLLFGYTPVRSDSVVGELKLSEPTDVILPEIPRIEMLALTGKAVEREVLTATEVIPKSDAQQNVWQKYKKHVRYQWYICSEENKSFEPLQSQCSCSYKLRFDDIGSRFKCECIVTDTFGRSSEPAYSETAPVSPGIPKIEKLEIEGRGFHTNLYAVRGNYSGGKEGKSKIQWLRSMVGSPDLISIPGETGRMYEANVDDVGYRLVAIYTPVREDGTEGCPVSASTEPITVEPDVLKEVKQKLDLGSVKFEALCDKDRSSKKVSGVSSLERRILEVNRKRVKVVKPGSKTSFPTTEIRGSYTPPFHVETFGNDQHRLKIVVDSENEVELMVQTRHMRDVIVLVIRGFAQRFNSTSLNSLLKLDA; encoded by the exons ATGGAAGGGGAAGAGGGATCTTTAGACAAGGTCCCGATTTCTGTCACAAAGACACAGTCTTCAGCTGAAAGTGTGAAAGCAGCAAGAAGTGTTACAAAACCAACTGTGTCGTCTTCTTTGAAAGTCTCAGGTTCTATTACTGGAACTACCCGAAAGAAGATAGAACCCAAGGGCGCTTCAAACATggtcaaatcaactacaaggaaACCAACCGTAGATCATGGCAATACTACTTCCAATTCCGCCCCTGCCATTCGAAGGAATAGCACTGGGAGTTTACCTGAAAAACAACAGCAACTTCCGGTTAAGAAACAGATCAGTAGTGGTGGTGGTTCAGCTGTTGGAAGGAAGATTAGTTCTTTGACCACAACCGAGCCATTGAGGAGGTCTCTTCCTGAAGCCCATAAGAGCTCACAACCTTCTTCTCCTATTGTTAGAGCTTCAAGAACCATGGGCAGTAAATCTGAAGCAAGCAAGGGACAATCTTCTCTTACATCTAATGTTAAATCATCTCCATCactttcttcatcatcatcatcaagaatTCCTTCAACATCCATCGACAGCACTGCAAGCAGCACAACCAGGAAGTCAATTTCAAAGCTCTCATCATCTGCAGTTTCCAGTGGATCAAAATCCGGGTCTCTATCATCTTCCCGTGAAAGAATGTCAACTTCATCAAGTCAAAGGAAAgcagcaactcctgaaatcaggATATCTCGTTTGATCATGCTTCCCCAAGTTGAGACTAAAGCTAATGATGATGTG AGATTGGATCTTAGGGGTCACAGAATCCGTAGTCTGAAAGCTGGCATGAACATGTCTCCTAATTTAGAG TTTGTTTATCTCAGGGACAACCTTTTATCTTCATTAGAAGGCATTGAAATACTGAAGCGGGTTAAG GTTCTTGATTTGAGCTTTAATGATTTCAAAGGGCCAGGGTTTGAACCACTTGAAGCCTGTAAAGCCTTGCAG CAACTTTACCTTGCTGGGAATCAAATCACCTCACTGACATCACTTCCTGCACTTCCAAATTTGGAG TTTCTTTCAGTTGCACAAAACAAGTTAAAGTCTCTTTCAATGGCAAGCCAGCCACGATTACAG GTGTTAGCTGCCAGCAAGAATAGAGTATCAACACTAAAGGGTTTTCCATGTCTGCCATCACTAGAG CATTTACGGTTGGAGGAGAATCCTGTACTTGAAATGCCACATGTAGAAGCAGCTTCTATTTTGCTTGTTGGCCCAACTCTGAAAAAGTTCAATGACAGAG ATCTTTCTCATAAAGAGATTACATTCGCGAAAAATTATCCTCCGCAAACAGCAGTTTGCATAGCAAAAGGTTGGGAGTTTTGCCCGAGAGATCAAGCCCTAG AGTCAACTTTTCATTTTCTGGTCGAACAATGGAAAGACCATTTTCCACCTGGGTACATGCTCATGGAAGCCTCAGTTGATCAACCATTTGAAGAAGATGCTTGTTTCTGTCATTTTCTTTTTACCAAAGATAAAATAAATAATGACGAGTCAGAATTAGTTTTGCATTATCAATGGTTCATTGGATCCACACCTCTTTCAAACTTCACTCCAATTCCAAATGCTACAGCTGAG GTGTACTGGCCAAAACGTGATAATGTGGCCAAGATTTTGAAGGTGGAGTGTACTCCTGTATTAGGAGATACCAAATATCCCCCTATATTTGCTATATCTTCACCAGTCTCCCCAG GAACCAGATGCCCAAAGGTTTTGAAGCTTGATGTGCGTGGAGAACTAGTGGAGGGAAACATAATTACAGGCCACCCAGAGGTTGCATGGTGTGGTGGGACCCCAGCAAAAGGCATTTCTAG TTGGTTAAGGAGAAGATGGAATAGTAGTCCAGTGGTGATTTCTGGTGCTGAAAATGAGGAGTATTTATTGACTCTGGATGACATTGGTTCATGTCTAGTTTATATGTACACTCCTGTAACAGAAGAAGGAACCAAAGGAGAGCCTCAATATGCAATCACAGATTATATAAAGCCTG CTGCCCCATCAGTTAACAATGTGCAAATAATTGGAGACATTGTGGAAGGAAATGCCATTAGTGGGACAGGTGTCTACTTTGGaggaaaagaaggaccaagcaagTTTGAATGGCTGCGTGAGAATAAAGATACAGG AGACTTTGTCCTGGTGCTAACTGGAACAACAGAGTATAATTTGTCCAAGGAAGATGTTGGTTCCCGTTTGGCTTTTGTATATCATCCTGTGAACTTTGAAG GCCAGGAAGGAAAATCCACTTCAGCACTATCTCCAATAGTCAAACGAG CTCCACCAAAAGTAACAAACTTGAAGATAATCGGTGATTTAAGGGAAGGAAGTAAGATTACAGTGACTGGTAATGTAACTGGAGCTACAGAAACTTCTAGTAGAGTACAATGGTTCAAAACATTTTCCTCAATTCTTGATGGTGAAAATGGTCTAGAAGCAGTAAGCACATCCAAATTGGCCAAG GCTTTTCGCATACCCTTAGGAGCTGTTGGATGTTACATTGTTGCCAAATTTACCCCTGTGAATACAGATGGTGAATCTGGTGAACCAGCTTACATTATATCGGATCGATCAGTGGAAA ATCTTCCCCCGAATTTAAATTTCTTATCAATAACCGGCGACTACTCTGAAGGTGGAATACTAACAGCATCTTACGGGTACATAGGAGGTCATGAAGGAAAGAGTATTTATAATTGGTATCTTCATGAG GTTGAGACTGAGCCTGGTGTGGTGATACCTGAGGCTTCTGGTCGCCTTCAGTATAATGTCACAAAAGATGCCATTGGTAAATTTATCTCCTTTACATGTACTCCATTACGTGATGATGGAATTATAGGGGAGTCAAGAACTTGCATGGGGCAAGAGCGTGTTCAACCAG GAAGCCCTAGATTGATGTCGTTACAAGTGGTTGGAACCCCAGTTGAAGGCACTACATTATCTGTTAACAAACAATACTGGGGTGGTGAAGAAGGAGAATCTGTTTTTCGCTGGTTTAGG ACTAGCTTAGATGGTATGCAAAGTGAAGTTGCAGATGCTGCCACGTCATCATACTTGCTTTCACTTGATGATATTGGTTTTTCTATATCGGTTTCATGTGAACCTGTGAGAAAGGATTTGGCGCGTGGTCCTATTGTATTATCTGAACAAATTGGACCAATATCTTCTG GGCCACCAACTTGCAAGTCACTTGAGTTTCGTGGGTCAATGGTTGAAGGAGGACAGTTGACCTTCATTGCATCTTATAGCGGAGG GGAGAAAGGAGCTTGCTTCTTCGAATGGTTTAGAGTGAAGGATAATGGTAGCAAGGAGAAACTACATTCTGAAG ATCATTTGGATTTGACTCTAGAGGAAGTAGGAACATGTGTGGAGCTTGTTTATACACCTGTACGAGCAGATGGAGTTAAAGGAAGCCCAAAAAGTACTATATCTAGTCCTATTTCTCCTGGTGATCCTACAGGTGTCAAACTTGTAATTCCTGATTGCTGTGAGGCCCAAGTTGTGGTTCCTTTAAAGACATATTTTGGTGGACAAGAAGGTGAAGGAAATTACATCTGGTACAGAACTCGGTCAAAGCTTGATGCATTGACACTCATGGATATATCAGAAAATGCTGGTGATGACGTGGCGACATGCGGGAAAACAAC AATATACACTCCATCACTCGAAGATGTGGGAGCTTATTTGGCTTTGTATTGGGTCCCAACTCGCTCAGATGGAAAATCCGGGGAACCGTTGGTGTCCATTTGCAACAATCCAGTGGGTCCCGCTTTTCCGGAAGTTTCCAAAGTTGGTGTAAAGGCGTTGTCTTTAAGCAGTTATTCTGGTGAAGGAGAGTATTTTGGTGGTTATGAAGGAGAAAGCATCTTTAGTTGGTATAGAAAAACTATAGAGGGAACAATTGTTTTAATCGATGGTGCCCACTCAAAAACTTATCAAGTTTCAGATTCAGATTACACCTGTCGATTATTATTCGg GTATACGCCTGTTCGTAGCGATTCGGTTGTTGGTGAGCTGAAGTTGTCCGAGCCAACTGACGTAATTCTCCCAG agaTTCCAAGAATTGAGATGCTTGCGCTCACTGGTAAGGCTGTTGAAAGGGAAGTATTGACTGCCACTGAAGTTATCCCAAAGAGTGATGCTCAACAGAATGTATGGCAAAAGTACAAGAAACATGTCAGATACCAATG GTACATTTGTTCAGAAGAGAACAAATCCTTTGAGCCATTACAATCACAATGTTCTTGTTCGTATAAGCTGCGATTTGATGACATTGGTAGTCGCTTCAAATGTGAGTGCATTGTAACAGATACATTTGGAAGATCGAGTGAACCAGCATATTCCGAAACTGCCCCTGTTTCACCAG GGATTCCTAAAATAGAGAAGCTGGAAATTGAAGGGAGAGGTTTCCATACTAACTTATATGCAGTTCGTGGTAATTATAGTGGAGGAAAAGAGGGTAAGAGTAAAATCCAGTGGCTTAGATCAATGGTTGGAAGTCCAGATCTTATTTCTATTCCAG GTGAAACAGGAAGGATGTATGAAGCAAATGTAGATGATGTGGGATACAGGTTGGTTGCCATTTATACCCCCGTAAGAGAAGATGGAACTGAGGGATGTCCAGTTTCTGCTTCAACTGAACCAATAACTGTTG AACCTGATGTTCTTAAAGAAGTAAAGCAGAAGCTTGATCTTGGATCTGTCAAGTTTGAG GCATTATGTGACAAGGACAGATCTTCGAAGAAG GTTTCTGGGGTGAGTAGTCTTGAGAGAAGAATTTTGGAAGTTAATAGGAAAAGAGTGAAGGTTGTGAAGCCTGGTTCCAAGACTTCTTTCCCAACAACTGAGATTCGTGGAAGCTATACCCCTCCATTCCat GTGGAGACTTTTGGGAATGACCAACATAGGCTGAAGATTGTTGTAGACAGTGAGAATGAAGTAGAATTAATGGTTCAGACACGACACATGAGAGATGTGATTGTGTTAGTTATCAGAGGCTTTGCTCAACGATTCAACAGTACTTCCCTCAACTCCCTCCTCAAGCTTGATGCATGA
- the LOC111906616 gene encoding 187-kDa microtubule-associated protein AIR9 isoform X1, whose translation MEGEEGSLDKVPISVTKTQSSAESVKAARSVTKPTVSSSLKVSGSITGTTRKKIEPKGASNMVKSTTRKPTVDHGNTTSNSAPAIRRNSTGSLPEKQQQLPVKKQISSGGGSAVGRKISSLTTTEPLRRSLPEAHKSSQPSSPIVRASRTMGSKSEASKGQSSLTSNVKSSPSLSSSSSSRIPSTSIDSTASSTTRKSISKLSSSAVSSGSKSGSLSSSRERMSTSSSQRKAATPEIRISRLIMLPQVETKANDDVRLDLRGHRIRSLKAGMNMSPNLEFVYLRDNLLSSLEGIEILKRVKVLDLSFNDFKGPGFEPLEACKALQQLYLAGNQITSLTSLPALPNLEFLSVAQNKLKSLSMASQPRLQVLAASKNRVSTLKGFPCLPSLEHLRLEENPVLEMPHVEAASILLVGPTLKKFNDRDLSHKEITFAKNYPPQTAVCIAKGWEFCPRDQALESTFHFLVEQWKDHFPPGYMLMEASVDQPFEEDACFCHFLFTKDKINNDESELVLHYQWFIGSTPLSNFTPIPNATAEVYWPKRDNVAKILKVECTPVLGDTKYPPIFAISSPVSPGTRCPKVLKLDVRGELVEGNIITGHPEVAWCGGTPAKGISSWLRRRWNSSPVVISGAENEEYLLTLDDIGSCLVYMYTPVTEEGTKGEPQYAITDYIKPAAPSVNNVQIIGDIVEGNAISGTGVYFGGKEGPSKFEWLRENKDTGDFVLVLTGTTEYNLSKEDVGSRLAFVYHPVNFEGQEGKSTSALSPIVKRAPPKVTNLKIIGDLREGSKITVTGNVTGATETSSRVQWFKTFSSILDGENGLEAVSTSKLAKAFRIPLGAVGCYIVAKFTPVNTDGESGEPAYIISDRSVENLPPNLNFLSITGDYSEGGILTASYGYIGGHEGKSIYNWYLHEVETEPGVVIPEASGRLQYNVTKDAIGKFISFTCTPLRDDGIIGESRTCMGQERVQPGSPRLMSLQVVGTPVEGTTLSVNKQYWGGEEGESVFRWFRTSLDGMQSEVADAATSSYLLSLDDIGFSISVSCEPVRKDLARGPIVLSEQIGPISSGPPTCKSLEFRGSMVEGGQLTFIASYSGGEKGACFFEWFRVKDNGSKEKLHSEADHLDLTLEEVGTCVELVYTPVRADGVKGSPKSTISSPISPGDPTGVKLVIPDCCEAQVVVPLKTYFGGQEGEGNYIWYRTRSKLDALTLMDISENAGDDVATCGKTTIYTPSLEDVGAYLALYWVPTRSDGKSGEPLVSICNNPVGPAFPEVSKVGVKALSLSSYSGEGEYFGGYEGESIFSWYRKTIEGTIVLIDGAHSKTYQVSDSDYTCRLLFGYTPVRSDSVVGELKLSEPTDVILPEIPRIEMLALTGKAVEREVLTATEVIPKSDAQQNVWQKYKKHVRYQWYICSEENKSFEPLQSQCSCSYKLRFDDIGSRFKCECIVTDTFGRSSEPAYSETAPVSPGIPKIEKLEIEGRGFHTNLYAVRGNYSGGKEGKSKIQWLRSMVGSPDLISIPGETGRMYEANVDDVGYRLVAIYTPVREDGTEGCPVSASTEPITVEPDVLKEVKQKLDLGSVKFEALCDKDRSSKKVSGVSSLERRILEVNRKRVKVVKPGSKTSFPTTEIRGSYTPPFHVETFGNDQHRLKIVVDSENEVELMVQTRHMRDVIVLVIRGFAQRFNSTSLNSLLKLDA comes from the exons ATGGAAGGGGAAGAGGGATCTTTAGACAAGGTCCCGATTTCTGTCACAAAGACACAGTCTTCAGCTGAAAGTGTGAAAGCAGCAAGAAGTGTTACAAAACCAACTGTGTCGTCTTCTTTGAAAGTCTCAGGTTCTATTACTGGAACTACCCGAAAGAAGATAGAACCCAAGGGCGCTTCAAACATggtcaaatcaactacaaggaaACCAACCGTAGATCATGGCAATACTACTTCCAATTCCGCCCCTGCCATTCGAAGGAATAGCACTGGGAGTTTACCTGAAAAACAACAGCAACTTCCGGTTAAGAAACAGATCAGTAGTGGTGGTGGTTCAGCTGTTGGAAGGAAGATTAGTTCTTTGACCACAACCGAGCCATTGAGGAGGTCTCTTCCTGAAGCCCATAAGAGCTCACAACCTTCTTCTCCTATTGTTAGAGCTTCAAGAACCATGGGCAGTAAATCTGAAGCAAGCAAGGGACAATCTTCTCTTACATCTAATGTTAAATCATCTCCATCactttcttcatcatcatcatcaagaatTCCTTCAACATCCATCGACAGCACTGCAAGCAGCACAACCAGGAAGTCAATTTCAAAGCTCTCATCATCTGCAGTTTCCAGTGGATCAAAATCCGGGTCTCTATCATCTTCCCGTGAAAGAATGTCAACTTCATCAAGTCAAAGGAAAgcagcaactcctgaaatcaggATATCTCGTTTGATCATGCTTCCCCAAGTTGAGACTAAAGCTAATGATGATGTG AGATTGGATCTTAGGGGTCACAGAATCCGTAGTCTGAAAGCTGGCATGAACATGTCTCCTAATTTAGAG TTTGTTTATCTCAGGGACAACCTTTTATCTTCATTAGAAGGCATTGAAATACTGAAGCGGGTTAAG GTTCTTGATTTGAGCTTTAATGATTTCAAAGGGCCAGGGTTTGAACCACTTGAAGCCTGTAAAGCCTTGCAG CAACTTTACCTTGCTGGGAATCAAATCACCTCACTGACATCACTTCCTGCACTTCCAAATTTGGAG TTTCTTTCAGTTGCACAAAACAAGTTAAAGTCTCTTTCAATGGCAAGCCAGCCACGATTACAG GTGTTAGCTGCCAGCAAGAATAGAGTATCAACACTAAAGGGTTTTCCATGTCTGCCATCACTAGAG CATTTACGGTTGGAGGAGAATCCTGTACTTGAAATGCCACATGTAGAAGCAGCTTCTATTTTGCTTGTTGGCCCAACTCTGAAAAAGTTCAATGACAGAG ATCTTTCTCATAAAGAGATTACATTCGCGAAAAATTATCCTCCGCAAACAGCAGTTTGCATAGCAAAAGGTTGGGAGTTTTGCCCGAGAGATCAAGCCCTAG AGTCAACTTTTCATTTTCTGGTCGAACAATGGAAAGACCATTTTCCACCTGGGTACATGCTCATGGAAGCCTCAGTTGATCAACCATTTGAAGAAGATGCTTGTTTCTGTCATTTTCTTTTTACCAAAGATAAAATAAATAATGACGAGTCAGAATTAGTTTTGCATTATCAATGGTTCATTGGATCCACACCTCTTTCAAACTTCACTCCAATTCCAAATGCTACAGCTGAG GTGTACTGGCCAAAACGTGATAATGTGGCCAAGATTTTGAAGGTGGAGTGTACTCCTGTATTAGGAGATACCAAATATCCCCCTATATTTGCTATATCTTCACCAGTCTCCCCAG GAACCAGATGCCCAAAGGTTTTGAAGCTTGATGTGCGTGGAGAACTAGTGGAGGGAAACATAATTACAGGCCACCCAGAGGTTGCATGGTGTGGTGGGACCCCAGCAAAAGGCATTTCTAG TTGGTTAAGGAGAAGATGGAATAGTAGTCCAGTGGTGATTTCTGGTGCTGAAAATGAGGAGTATTTATTGACTCTGGATGACATTGGTTCATGTCTAGTTTATATGTACACTCCTGTAACAGAAGAAGGAACCAAAGGAGAGCCTCAATATGCAATCACAGATTATATAAAGCCTG CTGCCCCATCAGTTAACAATGTGCAAATAATTGGAGACATTGTGGAAGGAAATGCCATTAGTGGGACAGGTGTCTACTTTGGaggaaaagaaggaccaagcaagTTTGAATGGCTGCGTGAGAATAAAGATACAGG AGACTTTGTCCTGGTGCTAACTGGAACAACAGAGTATAATTTGTCCAAGGAAGATGTTGGTTCCCGTTTGGCTTTTGTATATCATCCTGTGAACTTTGAAG GCCAGGAAGGAAAATCCACTTCAGCACTATCTCCAATAGTCAAACGAG CTCCACCAAAAGTAACAAACTTGAAGATAATCGGTGATTTAAGGGAAGGAAGTAAGATTACAGTGACTGGTAATGTAACTGGAGCTACAGAAACTTCTAGTAGAGTACAATGGTTCAAAACATTTTCCTCAATTCTTGATGGTGAAAATGGTCTAGAAGCAGTAAGCACATCCAAATTGGCCAAG GCTTTTCGCATACCCTTAGGAGCTGTTGGATGTTACATTGTTGCCAAATTTACCCCTGTGAATACAGATGGTGAATCTGGTGAACCAGCTTACATTATATCGGATCGATCAGTGGAAA ATCTTCCCCCGAATTTAAATTTCTTATCAATAACCGGCGACTACTCTGAAGGTGGAATACTAACAGCATCTTACGGGTACATAGGAGGTCATGAAGGAAAGAGTATTTATAATTGGTATCTTCATGAG GTTGAGACTGAGCCTGGTGTGGTGATACCTGAGGCTTCTGGTCGCCTTCAGTATAATGTCACAAAAGATGCCATTGGTAAATTTATCTCCTTTACATGTACTCCATTACGTGATGATGGAATTATAGGGGAGTCAAGAACTTGCATGGGGCAAGAGCGTGTTCAACCAG GAAGCCCTAGATTGATGTCGTTACAAGTGGTTGGAACCCCAGTTGAAGGCACTACATTATCTGTTAACAAACAATACTGGGGTGGTGAAGAAGGAGAATCTGTTTTTCGCTGGTTTAGG ACTAGCTTAGATGGTATGCAAAGTGAAGTTGCAGATGCTGCCACGTCATCATACTTGCTTTCACTTGATGATATTGGTTTTTCTATATCGGTTTCATGTGAACCTGTGAGAAAGGATTTGGCGCGTGGTCCTATTGTATTATCTGAACAAATTGGACCAATATCTTCTG GGCCACCAACTTGCAAGTCACTTGAGTTTCGTGGGTCAATGGTTGAAGGAGGACAGTTGACCTTCATTGCATCTTATAGCGGAGG GGAGAAAGGAGCTTGCTTCTTCGAATGGTTTAGAGTGAAGGATAATGGTAGCAAGGAGAAACTACATTCTGAAG CAGATCATTTGGATTTGACTCTAGAGGAAGTAGGAACATGTGTGGAGCTTGTTTATACACCTGTACGAGCAGATGGAGTTAAAGGAAGCCCAAAAAGTACTATATCTAGTCCTATTTCTCCTGGTGATCCTACAGGTGTCAAACTTGTAATTCCTGATTGCTGTGAGGCCCAAGTTGTGGTTCCTTTAAAGACATATTTTGGTGGACAAGAAGGTGAAGGAAATTACATCTGGTACAGAACTCGGTCAAAGCTTGATGCATTGACACTCATGGATATATCAGAAAATGCTGGTGATGACGTGGCGACATGCGGGAAAACAAC AATATACACTCCATCACTCGAAGATGTGGGAGCTTATTTGGCTTTGTATTGGGTCCCAACTCGCTCAGATGGAAAATCCGGGGAACCGTTGGTGTCCATTTGCAACAATCCAGTGGGTCCCGCTTTTCCGGAAGTTTCCAAAGTTGGTGTAAAGGCGTTGTCTTTAAGCAGTTATTCTGGTGAAGGAGAGTATTTTGGTGGTTATGAAGGAGAAAGCATCTTTAGTTGGTATAGAAAAACTATAGAGGGAACAATTGTTTTAATCGATGGTGCCCACTCAAAAACTTATCAAGTTTCAGATTCAGATTACACCTGTCGATTATTATTCGg GTATACGCCTGTTCGTAGCGATTCGGTTGTTGGTGAGCTGAAGTTGTCCGAGCCAACTGACGTAATTCTCCCAG agaTTCCAAGAATTGAGATGCTTGCGCTCACTGGTAAGGCTGTTGAAAGGGAAGTATTGACTGCCACTGAAGTTATCCCAAAGAGTGATGCTCAACAGAATGTATGGCAAAAGTACAAGAAACATGTCAGATACCAATG GTACATTTGTTCAGAAGAGAACAAATCCTTTGAGCCATTACAATCACAATGTTCTTGTTCGTATAAGCTGCGATTTGATGACATTGGTAGTCGCTTCAAATGTGAGTGCATTGTAACAGATACATTTGGAAGATCGAGTGAACCAGCATATTCCGAAACTGCCCCTGTTTCACCAG GGATTCCTAAAATAGAGAAGCTGGAAATTGAAGGGAGAGGTTTCCATACTAACTTATATGCAGTTCGTGGTAATTATAGTGGAGGAAAAGAGGGTAAGAGTAAAATCCAGTGGCTTAGATCAATGGTTGGAAGTCCAGATCTTATTTCTATTCCAG GTGAAACAGGAAGGATGTATGAAGCAAATGTAGATGATGTGGGATACAGGTTGGTTGCCATTTATACCCCCGTAAGAGAAGATGGAACTGAGGGATGTCCAGTTTCTGCTTCAACTGAACCAATAACTGTTG AACCTGATGTTCTTAAAGAAGTAAAGCAGAAGCTTGATCTTGGATCTGTCAAGTTTGAG GCATTATGTGACAAGGACAGATCTTCGAAGAAG GTTTCTGGGGTGAGTAGTCTTGAGAGAAGAATTTTGGAAGTTAATAGGAAAAGAGTGAAGGTTGTGAAGCCTGGTTCCAAGACTTCTTTCCCAACAACTGAGATTCGTGGAAGCTATACCCCTCCATTCCat GTGGAGACTTTTGGGAATGACCAACATAGGCTGAAGATTGTTGTAGACAGTGAGAATGAAGTAGAATTAATGGTTCAGACACGACACATGAGAGATGTGATTGTGTTAGTTATCAGAGGCTTTGCTCAACGATTCAACAGTACTTCCCTCAACTCCCTCCTCAAGCTTGATGCATGA
- the LOC111906615 gene encoding uncharacterized protein LOC111906615, whose product MLKFLSKVKIEFNALDPRTAACMEFLAQCNARTAKESNPSCQLLVKRRTDSHPPQISVTFVNGVEEVFDATSTPAQTIRKMILEKGTQLETEQMFREAGEKWPVIIPEEELRQSFPGTKPRKAEDKKQ is encoded by the exons ATGTTGAAGTTCTTATCAAAAGTGAAGATCGAATTCAATGCCCTAGACCCACGCACGGCGGCATGTATGGAGTTTTTGGCTCAGTGCAATGCTCGAACAGCGAAGGAATCAAACCCTTCGTGTCAGCTATTGGTGAAGCGCCGCACTGACAGCCACCCACCGCAGATCTCCGTGACGTTCGTGAACGGAGTCGAGGAGGTTTTTGATGCCACTTCCACACCTGCGCAGACTATCAGGAAGATGATTCTGGAAAAAGGCACGCAGCTGGAGACTGAGCAAATGTTTCGTGAAGCCGGCGAGAAGTGGCCTGTTATTATTCCAGAGGAAGAGCTCCGTCAATCGTTCCCCGGTACCAAG CCAAGGAAAGCAGAAGACAAGAAGCAATAG